In one Lolium rigidum isolate FL_2022 chromosome 3, APGP_CSIRO_Lrig_0.1, whole genome shotgun sequence genomic region, the following are encoded:
- the LOC124703214 gene encoding structure-specific endonuclease subunit slx1 has translation MSLSATFRATKIPRTAAPRKVCKVAPSTASASAASASGDPPSEAAAKKKKEAAAWCVYLIASSQVPRTYVGVTTDFPRRLRQHNGELKGGAKASSSGRPWNLACLVEGFVNRSEACEFESRWKNISKKMTRKRGEPGMNTVLQHREVALSRVKSFLDCSHLSIKWHSS, from the exons ATGAGCCTCTCCGCCACCTTCCGGGCCACCAAAATTCCTCGCACCGCCGCCCCTCGCAAGGTCTGCAAGGTTGCCCCCTCCACAGCATCGGCCTCGGCCGCCTCCGCGTCCGGAGATCCACCGTCCGAGGCCGCCgccaagaagaaaaaggaggctgCAGCGTGGTGCGTCTACCTCATCGCCTCCTCCCAGGTCCCCCGCACCTACGTCGGCGTCACTACGGACTTCCCTCGCCG CTTGCGACAACATAATGGGGAGTTAAAAGGTGGCGCAAAAGCCTCCTCCTCTGGAAGGCCGTGGAATCTTGCTTGCCTTGTTGAAGGCTTCGTCAACAGAAGTGAAG caTGTGAGTTTGAATCGAGATGGAAGAACATCTCGAAAAAGATGACACGGAAGAGAGGTGAGCCGGGAATGAACACAGTGTTGCAGCACCGAGAAGTTGCATTGAGCAGAGTGAAATCCTTTTTGGATTGCAGCCACCTCAGCATCAAATGGCACTCAAGCTGA
- the LOC124696263 gene encoding protein STRICTOSIDINE SYNTHASE-LIKE 10-like: MGCAMSRLVKATIAVVIMAMLFMPAAMAATVASFDATQSQRIPLPDGSVRGPESVAFDSQGQGPYSSVSDGRVLKWNGDELGWTTFTSSPDYNSDACRFAKLRPATNPETLCGRPLGLQFHHKSGNLYVADAYKGLMRVGPDGGEATVLVSEIDGLPLRFTNGIDVDQITGQVYFTDSSMNYDRSQHELVTNTHDATGRLLVYDPQTGDVQVLQAGLAYPNGVAISYDRTHLVVASTGPCKLLRHWIRGSKAGTTEPFADLPGYPDNVRPDRKGGYWVALHGEKNERPFGVDNHLLAVRVGRDGKIVEEMRGPKRVKPSEIMERADGKLYIGTMDGPYVGVATRT, from the coding sequence ATGGGGTGCGCGATGAGCCGTCTCGTCAAGGCAACTATCGCGGTAGTTATCATGGCGATGCTGTTCATGCCCGCTGCCATGGCGGCAACCGTCGCGAGCTTCGACGCCACCCAGAGCCAGCGCATACCGCTACCGGACGGATCAGTCAGAGGACCAGAGAGCGTTGCGTTCGACAGCCAAGGCCAGGGTCCGTACAGCAGCGTCTCCGACGGCCGCGTCCTGAAGTGGAACGGCGACGAGCTCGGCTGGACAACCTTCACCTCCAGTCCGGACTACAACAGCGATGCCTGCAGGTTTGCCAAGCTCCGTCCGGCGACCAACCCGGAGACCCTCTGCGGCAGGCCGCTCGGCCTGCAATTCCATCACAAGTCCGGAAATCTATACGTGGCCGACGCCTACAAGGGGCTCATGCGAGTCGGACCTGATGGAGGGGAGGCCACGGTGCTGGTCAGCGAGATTGATGGTCTACCTCTTCGCTTCACCAACGGGATTGATGTCGACCAGATCACCGGCCAAGTCTATTTCACAGATAGTTCCATGAACTACGACAGGTCGCAGCACGAACTGGTTACAAACACGCATGACGCAACAGGCCGTCTATTGGTGTACGATCCCCAAACGGGAGATGTCCAGGTTCTCCAAGCTGGCTTGGCATACCCGAACGGCGTTGCTATAAGCTACGACCGGACACACCTCGTGGTCGCGTCTACTGGACCGTGCAAGTTACTTCGGCACTGGATCAGAGGCTCCAAGGCAGGCACAACAGAGCCCTTTGCCGACCTTCCGGGCTACCCTGATAATGTGAGGCCGGATAGGAAAGGTGGGTACTGGGTGGCGTTACACGGCGAGAAGAATGAGCGGCCCTTTGGCGTCGACAACCATCTGCTCGCTGTGAGGGTTGGACGCGACGGGAAGATAGTTGAAGAGATGAGAGGCCCCAAAAGAGTTAAACCATCCGAGATAATGGAGAGAGCCGATGGCAAACTTTATATAGGAACCATGGATGGGCCCTACGTCGGTGTAGCTACACGGACATAG